A window of the Pyramidobacter porci genome harbors these coding sequences:
- a CDS encoding M20 metallopeptidase family protein, translating to MNRIPIEDEIAALRRDLHRHPELSGRETRTAALVAAELERLRLKVIRAPEKGNSLLGVLDTGRPGRTLALRADMDALPLQENACNLNGPKAVVSEIDGAAHMCGHDFHTAGMLAAARRLSAAKERLRGRLIFCFESGEEMGLGDDARALLAELKPIDAIFGVHVQAAFPCGTAVVIDGSCTAGCETFAVKVRGKSAHGAMPHLGLDPINCAAQILCGANSIISRRVNAREAAVLTVCNFHGGSTWNRIPDECRMEGSLRFFSERVGRDLHALLEQTAAGIAAADGCTAEVHWRNWCPPSVNDAALAALARAAAEKIGADVIAGEPWMASETFARYREICPEVLAFVGCANPDKGCGAPQHSDRFDADEDCLALSAALTVQFAQDFLGGA from the coding sequence ATGAACCGTATCCCGATAGAAGACGAAATCGCGGCGCTGCGGCGCGACCTGCACCGCCATCCCGAGCTGAGCGGCCGGGAAACGCGCACGGCGGCCCTCGTCGCCGCCGAACTGGAGCGTCTGAGGCTGAAGGTGATCCGCGCGCCCGAAAAAGGCAACAGCCTGCTGGGCGTGCTCGACACGGGACGTCCGGGCAGGACGCTGGCGCTGCGCGCCGACATGGACGCGCTGCCGCTGCAGGAGAACGCCTGCAACCTGAACGGGCCCAAAGCGGTCGTCTCCGAAATCGACGGCGCGGCGCACATGTGCGGGCACGACTTCCACACCGCGGGCATGCTGGCGGCGGCGCGACGATTGAGCGCCGCCAAGGAGCGGCTGCGGGGGCGGCTGATATTCTGTTTCGAGTCCGGCGAGGAGATGGGCCTGGGCGACGACGCGCGCGCCCTGCTGGCGGAACTGAAGCCGATCGACGCGATTTTCGGCGTTCACGTGCAGGCGGCTTTCCCCTGCGGGACGGCAGTCGTGATCGACGGCTCCTGCACGGCCGGCTGCGAGACCTTCGCCGTCAAGGTGCGGGGCAAGAGCGCGCACGGCGCCATGCCGCACCTCGGCCTCGATCCGATCAACTGCGCCGCGCAGATCCTCTGCGGCGCCAATTCGATCATCTCGCGCCGCGTCAACGCCCGCGAGGCGGCCGTGCTGACGGTGTGCAACTTTCACGGTGGCTCGACGTGGAACCGCATTCCCGACGAATGCCGCATGGAGGGCAGCCTGCGCTTTTTCAGCGAGCGGGTGGGGCGCGACCTGCACGCGCTGCTCGAACAAACGGCGGCCGGAATCGCTGCGGCCGACGGCTGCACGGCCGAAGTGCATTGGCGCAACTGGTGCCCTCCCTCGGTCAACGACGCGGCGCTGGCGGCGCTCGCCCGCGCGGCGGCGGAAAAAATCGGCGCCGACGTGATCGCCGGCGAGCCGTGGATGGCTTCCGAGACGTTCGCGCGCTATCGCGAGATCTGTCCCGAAGTATTGGCCTTCGTAGGCTGCGCCAATCCCGACAAGGGCTGCGGCGCGCCGCAGCACAGCGACCGGTTCGACGCCGACGAAGACTGCCTGGCACTCAGCGCGGCGCTGACCGTTCAGTTCGCGCAGGACTTTTTGGGCGGGGCTTGA